The following is a genomic window from Amycolatopsis sp. BJA-103.
ACCATGGTCTTGACCAGGGGGATTCGCCGCGTCCAGGTGAACACATGGGTCCTGCTCGGGGTGGCGCTCGCTTGGCTGGCCGTCAATTTCCGGTGGATCGCTCTCTACCGCGACGGCCAGGTGTTCGACATCGACGAGGCCGGCTACTTCGGCATGGCCTTGAACAATCACGGCGCCGCGCTCCGGGACGGAGTGACCGGCTGGGTCGAAGCCGTCGAGGCCCCGGGTATCCAGGCGCCCCTGCTTCCGGCGCTCACCTCACTGCACTTCTTCGCGACCGGGACGGGCACGGTCGCCGCGTTCGTCGTCCCGCTGCTGGCCGGGGTGGCGTTGATCCTGCTCACGCACGCCGTGGCGAACCGGGTCGCGGGCCGTCCGTTCGCCTGGATCGCCACCGCGCTGATCGCCACCGCCCCCGGCGTCATCTTCGAGGCCCGCGCCTACCACTTCGCGCTTCCCGCGGCGGTCATGACGACCGCGGCGATCTACTTCCTGGTCCGTTCCGAGGGGCTGTCGAAACCGAAGTTCGTCGTGCTCTTCGGGATTTTCGTCGGGCTGATGCCGCTGTCGAGGACGATGGCCGTCGCGTTCGTGCCCGGGCTGGTGCTGGCCGCGCTGATCCAGGCGGCCGTCCCGCACGACCGGATGAAGCGGTTGAAGTGGTTCGCGCTGGCGGCGGTCGTGGGTGCCGGTGTCGCGGCGATCTGGCTGGTGCCCAACGGCGTGCGGGTCTTCCAGTACCTCACGGGTTTCGGCTACGGGAAGCAGTCCGTGGAGTTCGGGGAGCAGGCGGGCGTCTTCAATCCCGGTGCCTGGGTCCAGCGGTTGAAGCTGTTGATCTTCGACCACGGGCTGCCGCACACGGTGCTGCTGTGCGCCGGGCTGGTCGCCGCGATCGTCGTGGCGGTCGCGAAGGTCCGGACCGGTCCGGTGAAGGAAACCCTCCGCTCGATGGTGGCGTCCCCGTTGTTCCCGTCGGCGCTGCTCGTCGCGGAAGGCGGCGTGGCGGTGCTGACGTCGAAGAACGCGGGGACGGCCTTCTTCCTGCCGCTGATCCCGTCCATGGCGATCCTGGCGCTTTGGGGGCTGTACCGCGCGCATCGTTCGCTTCGGCGGGCCTTGCCGTTCGCGGTCGCGGTGGTGGGGCTGGTGGCGTCGGTGCCGCTGGTGGACCTGCGGCTGCCGACCGCGCACGTCTGGTCGGTGGATCTCCCGGTGCTGGGCACGTCCAAGATCACCGACGGCCGCGGGTCGCCGCAGATCTACGTCGATCCGGGTGGCCGGGTCACCGAACCCGTGAGCGTGGAGACGGTGCGGGAGTGGAAGGCCGTCGCGGAGTGGGCGGCCGGGCAGGTGGAGGAGAACCACGCGCTGGGCGGGGCGACGGCGTTCGGGTTCCGTGACCGGCTCTTCAACACCAACACCCTGCAGCTGGAGATGCTGCGCAGGTACGGCTACGGGGTGGCTTTGCCACAGGTCAGTCCGACGGAGGACGGGAACACCGAGCCGGACTACCGGGCCTGGCTGACTTCGCGCCGGAACAGCAACAGCGGCGACGCGAGCAAGACGTGCCTGCTGTTCACTGCGACGGGCACGATCAACGAGTTCGAGCCGAAGGTGGACCCGCCGTCCATGGTGTCCGCCGCGACGGCTTCGGGGTTCACGCCGGTCACGACGCGGCCCCTACCGAACGGTCGGCTGGTGACCTTGTGGAAGCGCCCGCAGCCCGCCTGCATGGCCTCCTGAGCACGAGGGCGGCACCCCACATATGCACAAATCCGAATTACTACGGTCGTGTGACTCCGCTCACTGAACCTGTAGCACTTAGTAACCACCGGATCGAAGCAAAAGGAGGGAAAAACAAGAAACCCCACGTGCTCGGCACCCACCCGAGAAGGTGAGGTGCAGGCACCGTGGGGGTTCGGGGGCTCGGCCCCCGAGAGTGATGGCGAGCAAGCCATGG
Proteins encoded in this region:
- a CDS encoding ArnT family glycosyltransferase, yielding MVLTRGIRRVQVNTWVLLGVALAWLAVNFRWIALYRDGQVFDIDEAGYFGMALNNHGAALRDGVTGWVEAVEAPGIQAPLLPALTSLHFFATGTGTVAAFVVPLLAGVALILLTHAVANRVAGRPFAWIATALIATAPGVIFEARAYHFALPAAVMTTAAIYFLVRSEGLSKPKFVVLFGIFVGLMPLSRTMAVAFVPGLVLAALIQAAVPHDRMKRLKWFALAAVVGAGVAAIWLVPNGVRVFQYLTGFGYGKQSVEFGEQAGVFNPGAWVQRLKLLIFDHGLPHTVLLCAGLVAAIVVAVAKVRTGPVKETLRSMVASPLFPSALLVAEGGVAVLTSKNAGTAFFLPLIPSMAILALWGLYRAHRSLRRALPFAVAVVGLVASVPLVDLRLPTAHVWSVDLPVLGTSKITDGRGSPQIYVDPGGRVTEPVSVETVREWKAVAEWAAGQVEENHALGGATAFGFRDRLFNTNTLQLEMLRRYGYGVALPQVSPTEDGNTEPDYRAWLTSRRNSNSGDASKTCLLFTATGTINEFEPKVDPPSMVSAATASGFTPVTTRPLPNGRLVTLWKRPQPACMAS